The Desulfobulbus propionicus DSM 2032 DNA segment ACGCCGCTGGGGCAACGCAAACGCTGGTGGGCGGTCCTGGCGGTGCTCGCCGCGGCCGGCGCCTCGCTGCTGTACGGTGACGGCGTCATCACCCCGGCCATCTCCGTGCTCTCGGCCATGGAGGGGCTCACCATGGCCACCGACGCCGCCGCCCCCTACGTGGTGCCGCTCACCTGCCTCATCCTGTTGGCCCTGTTCTGCGCCCAACGGTACGGCACGGCGGTGATCGGCAAGGTCTTCGGCCCCATCATGATCCTCTGGTTCGGCAGCCTCGGCGCACTCGGCCTGATCGCCATCTTCCGCCAGCCCGATGTGCTCTTGGCCCTCAACCCGGTCTATGCCTATGAGTATTTTGCCATACACCGGATGCACGGATTCATCTCCCTGGCCTCGGTGGTGCTGTGCATCACCGGCGGCGAAGCCCTCTACGCCGACATGGGCCATTTCGGCCGCCTACCCATCCGGATCACCTGGTGCGGCATCGTCCTGCCCGGCCTGGTGCTCAACTATTACGGCCAAGGGGCGTTGCTGCTCCACGATCCCGCTATCGCCGAGGTCAATCCCTTTTACGCCCTGGCGCCGAAAGCGGTGCTCTATCCCCTGGTCGGCCTGGCCACGGTGGCGGCGGTCATCGCCTCCCAAGCCATGATCTCGGGCGTCTATTCACTCACCCAGCAGGCGATGCAACTGGGGTTCACCCCACGCATGCGCATCATCCATACCTCGGAGCAAGCCAGGGGACAGATCTACATTCCCACCGTGAACTGGTTGGTGATGCTCGCCTGCCTGACCCTGGTGCTGACATTCAAGGAATCGTCCCGGCTGGCCGCCGCCTACGGGTTCGCGGTCACCGCCACCATGACCATTACCTCGATCATGTATTTCCACATTCTTCGCTTCCGTTGGCACTGGACACTGTGGCGGAGCGTCGCCCTGGTCGGGCTGTTTCTCCTTTTCGATTCCTCGTTCCTGGGGGCCAATATCCTCAAGATCAAGGATGGCGGCTGGATCACCGTCTGCATCGCCTCCCTGGTCTTGGTATCGATGATCACCTGGCGCGACGGCCGCATCCTGCTGGCCAAGCACTATGCACTGATGCGCTTGCCCACCGATGTCTTTCTCAAGGATTTGGCCGAATACAGTCCACAGCGAACCGCGGGCACGGCCGTGTTCATGTCGATCACCCCCGAGGGCATTCCCCATACCCTGCTGCACCATCTCAAGCACAACGAGGCCCTGCACGAACGGGTGCTGCTCCTGTCCATTCTTTCGGCGGAGACACCCAAGATAGCGGCGAGCGAACGGGTACAGGTGGAGGCGCTGGGGCAGGGATTCTATCGGGTCAAGGCCCAATACGGGTTCATGGAGTCGCCGAACATGCCGGAGATTCTCGATCTGGTAAGCCGAAAAGGGGTAGCGATCGATATCTATACCACCTCGTTCTTCCTGGGACGTGAAACCCTGTTTGCCACCGGACCGGCGCCCATGGCCCAATGGCGCAAAAAGCTGTTCATCTTCATGTCGCGCAACGCCTGGAACGCCACCTCGTTCTTCAAGCTGCCGCCGGATCGGGTGGTGGAGTTGGGGACACAGGTGGAGCTGTAGGGACCGTCCGGTTCAGGCAAGGCCAAGCCAGGCAAGGATGCCCTTGGCCGCCAGGCGGCCCTGCCAGATGGCGGTGACCACCAGGTCGGAACCGCGCACCATGTCGCCGCCGGCAAAGATCTTGGGATGGGCGGTCTGCAGGGGATAGTCCCCCGTTTCCCTGGCCTTCACCCGTCCGCGTTCGTCCACCGCCACCCCGAGATCCCGCAACCAGGCGGGCGGGCTGGGGCGAAAGCCAAAGGCGATGAGGACAATATCCGCGGTCACCGTCACCTGACTGCTGGCCACGACCACCGGCCGTCGGCGACCGCTGGCGTCCGGTTCCCCCAGCTCGGTGGTCACCAGTTCCACCCCCTCGACCCGATGCTCGCCGAGAATGCCCACCGGCTGCTGGTTGAAGAGGAACTGCACCCCCTCCTCGCGGGCGTTGACAACCTCGCGTTTGGAGCCGGGCATGTTGGCCTCGTCGCGGCGGTAGGCGCAGGTGACGCTGGCCGCGCCTTGGCGGATGGCGGTGCGGCAGCAGTCCATGGCCGTGTCGCCGCCGCCCAGGACCACCACCCGCAAGCCCGCCGTATCGACAAAGGGCGCCAGCCCCTCATAGCCGCGATGGTGACTGACGTTACCAATGAGAAAGGGCAGGGCATCGTGGACACCGGGCAAATCCTCGCCGGGAAAGCCGCCCTTCATGAACTGGTAGGTGCCCATGCCGAGAAAGACGGCGTCGAACTCGTCGAGCAGTTGCTCAATGGCAATATCTTTGCCGATCTCCGTCCCCAGGCGGAATTCCATGCCCATGGCGGTGAATAACTGCCGCCGCCGGGCCAGCACCGATTTTTCCAGCTTGAACTCGGGAATGCCGAAGGTGAGCAGGCCGCCAATCTCCGGATAGCGGTCAAAAACCACCGGCCGGACCCCATTGCGTACCAGCACGTCGGCGCACCCCAGCCCCGCCGGCCCGGCCCCGATCACCGCCACCCGCTTGCCGCTCCACTCCACACCGCTCAGGTCCGGCTGCCAGCCCCGGGCCAGGGCCTGGTCGGTGATGTACTTCTCGATATTGCCGATGGTCACCGCGCCGAAACCGTCGTTCAGGGTACAGGCCCCCTCGCACAACCGGTCCTGGGGACAGACCCGGCCGCAGATCTCGGGCAGGGAGTTGGTCTGGTGGCAGAGTTCCACCGCCGCCGCGAGGTTGCCCTCGGCCATCAACTTGAGCCAATTGGGGATGTAGTTGTGCACGGGGCACTTCCACTCGCAGTAGGGGTTGCCGCAGGCGAGGCAGCGGTACGCCTGGTGCTGGAGATGGGGTTCGGCTACCGGCTCGTAGATTTCGCGAAAGGCGGTTTTGCGCGTGACGATGCTGACCTTGGGTGGCAGTTTCCGTTCAACTTCGAGGAACTGGAAGACGTTGTCGAGTCGTGTGCTCATGGGATGGCCGTGGAGTAAAAAAAATTATTCGCCGCGCTGACGCAGCCGGTCGAGCAGGCTGGAGAGATCGGCGGCCTTGGGCTTGACCAGCCAGAACCGGCCGATGAAGTCGGGGAAGTCGTCCAACAGCCGCCAGCCCCAGTCGCTGTTGGTCTCGCGGCAGAATTCCTCGATCACCCGGTGGAGATGGTTGCGGTACTCCTCCATGTAGCCGGAGTGGACCCGCTGAATCTCCACCAGTTCATGGTTGTACCGGTCGACAAAGCTGTTGTCGAGATCGAGCACATAGGCAAAGCCGCCGGTCATGCCGGCGCCGAAGTTGCTGCCGGTGGGGCCGAGTACCGTGACCAGGCCGCCGGTCATGTATTCGCAGCCGTGATCGCCCACACCCTCGACCACCGCATGGGCGCCGGAGTTGCGCACCGCGAACCGCTCGCCGGCCCGACCTGCGGCAAACAGCCGGCCGCCAGTGGCACCGTAGAGGCAGGTGTTGCCCATGATGCTGGTGACTTCGCTCTTGAAGGTCGAGCGGTGCGGCGGCCGGAGCACGATCTTGCCGCCGGCCATGCCCTTGCCCACGTAGTCGTTGGCGTCGCCGCTCAGGGAGAGCTCCAGCCCGCCGACATTCCAGGCGCCGAAGCTCTGGCCGGCGATACCGGTCAGTTTGAGCTTGACCGGCGCTTCGTTCATCCCTTGGTTGCCCCAGCGTTTGGCGATCTCGCCACTCAAGCGGGCGCCGATGGAACGGTCGCTGTTGGCCAGGGTGTAGGCAAAGGTGCCGCCGCTACGCGCCTCGATGGCCGGCAGGATGTCGGCCACCATCTGCTCGGCCAGCACCCCCTTGTCAAAGGGCTGGTTGCGGCGCACGGCGCAGTGGCGGGGCTTGGACGCCAGCAACGCATCGGTGTGGATCAGCGGCGTAAGATCGAGCTGTCGCTGCCGTGGGGTAAGGCCGGCCACGGGTTCGAGCAGGTCCACCCGGCCGACCAGATCCTCCAGGCGGCGCACACCGAGCAGGGCCATCCACTCCCGGGTTTCCTCCGCGAGAAAGCGGAAATAGTTGAGCACCTTGTCCACCGTGCCCCGGTAATGGTCGCGCCGCAGGTCGTCGCGCTGGGTGGCCACGCCGGTGGCGCAGTTATTGAGATGACAGATGCGCAGGTACTTGCAGCCCAAGCTGATCATGGGCGCAGTGCCAAAGCCGAAGCTCTCGGCACCGAGCAGGGCCGCCTTGATCACATCGAGTCCGGTCTTGAGGCCGCCGTCGGTCTGGACCCGGATCTTGTCGCGCAGGTCATTGGCCTGCAGGGTCTGGTGCACCTCGGCCAACCCCAGCTCCCAGGGCGAACCGGCATGGCGGATGGAAGAGATGGGGCTGGCGGCGGTGCCGCCGTCGTAGCCGGAAACCGTGATCAGGTCGGCGTAGGCCTTGGCCACCCCGGCGGCAATGGTGCCGATACCGGGCCGGGAGACCAACTTCACCGACACCAGGGCCTCCGGATTGACCTGCTTGAGGTCGAAGATCAGTTGGGCCAGGTCCTCGATGGAGTAGATGTCGTGGTGCGGCGGCGGCGAGATCAGGGTGACGCCTGGGACCGCGTAGCGCAACCGGGCTATCAGGTCGTTGACCTTGCTCCCCGGCAGCTGGCCGCCCTCGCCGGGCTTGGCCCCCTGGGCGATTTTGATCTGCAGCTCCTCGGCGTTGACCAGGTAGTGGGGCGTGACCCCAAAACGGCCCGAGGCGATCTGCTTGATCTTCGAGACCTTGCTGGTGCCGTAGCGGGCCGGGTCCTCGCCGCCCTCGCCGCTGTTGGAGCGGCCGCCAAGCGCGTTCATCGCCTCGGCCAGGGCCTCGTGGGCCTCGGGCGACAGCGCCCCGAGCGACATGGCGGCGGTGTCGAAGCGGCGGACAATGGCCTCGACCGGTTCGACCTGGTCGATGGGGATCGGCTGCACATCGCGGCGCAGGGCGAGCAGATCGCGCAGGGTGGCGGGTGGGCGGTGGTTGATCAGCTCGGCGCAGCGGCGCCATTGGCCATAGTCGCCGCTGGTGACCGCCGATTGCAACCCCAGGACCACATCCGGGTTGAAGGCATGGTACTCCTGGCCGTGCATGTACTTGAGCAGTCCGCCCGGCCGGATGGGCCGTTGCCGGCTGGTGGCCTCCCGGGCCAGGGCCTGCTGATCCGCCTCAAGGTCGGCAAATCCAGCGCCGCCGATGCGGCTGGGGGTGCCGGGGAAACAGCGTTCCACCACCTCCGCATCCAGACCGATAATTTCAAACAGCTGGGCGCCCCGGTAGGAGGCCACGGTGGCAATGCCCATCTTGGAGAGGATCTTCAAGAGCCCCTTTTTGATGCCCTTGCGATAGTTCTTCAGGGCCTGGTTTGGCTGCAGATCGACTTCACCGCAGCGGCAGAGATCGGCGAGCACCGCATAGCCGAGGTACGGGTAGACCGCGGTAGCCCCGAACCCGATCAGGCAGGCGATCTGGTGGGCATCGCGGGCCGTGGCCGTGGAAACGATGAGGTTGGCGTTGCAGCGCAGGCCCTGCACGCACAGGTGATGGTGAACCGCGCCAATGGCCAGCAGGGCATGGATGGGCAACAGCGGCGGGGCGCAGTCCTGATCAGTGAGCAGCAGCAACACGCAGCCGCTGCGCACCGCTTCTGCGGCTTGGCTGCACAGGGCCTCGATGGCCGCGCGCAGATCCTGCTTTTCCAGATCGTAGCCGAGCGGCAGCCGGCACAACCGGTAGCCCCAGCGGTCGAGATGGAGCAGGGCCCGGTACTTTTCGGTGGACAGCACCGGCGAGGTCAGGATCACCCGGCTGGCGTGCTGCTCGGACTCCTCGAAAATCGACTGCTGCTCCGGGCCGATGGTGGTCTCCAACGACATCACCACTGCTTCGCGCAGCGGGTCGATGGGCGGGTTGGTCACCTGGGCGAACTGCTGACGGAAAAAGTCGTACAGCGGCCGCTGCTGGCGGGAGAGCACGGCCATGGGGGTGTCGTCGCCCATGGAGCCGGTGGCCTCCTGGCCGGTTTCGGCCAGGGGGCGCAACAACTGGTCGCGCTCCTCGAAGCTGACCTGGTACATCTTCATCGCCATCGTCAGCCGCTCCCCCTCCAGTTCATGGATAGGCCGATCCTGCTCCAGGGTACCCTCGAGGCGCAGGGTGTTGTCCTTGAGCCACTGCTTGTAGGGATGGCGCGTTTTGAGCAGCTCGTCCACCTCGCTGGTGTGGCGCAGGGTCCCGGTGGCGGTATCGACCGAGAGGATCTGGCCCGGGCCAAGCCGGCCCTTGGCCACCACCTCGCCGGCATCGTCGTTGGAGACGCCCACCTCCGAGGCCACGGTCAGCAGGTGGTCGCGGGTCAGCACCCAGCGCGAGGGCCGTAGGCCGTTGCGGTCCAGGGCGCAGACCGCATGGCGGCCATCGGTGAGCACCAAGCCGGCCGGGCCGTCCCATGCCTCGGTGTGCATGGAGTTGAACTCGTAAAAGGCGCGCAGGTCGGCGTCGAGATGCTCGACGTTCTGCCAGGCGGGCGGAATGAGCATGCGGATCGCCCGGTGCAGGTCCATGCCGCCGGCCACCAGCACCTCAAGCATGTTATCCAAGCTGGAGGAGTCCGAGCCGGTGCGGTTGACCAGGGGAGCGATGGCCTCGATGTCCGGCAGCAGCGGGGTTTGAAACTTGCCTGTGCGGGCCTCGGCCCAGTTGCGGTTGCCGGTGATGGTGTTGATCTCGCCGTTGTGGGCCAGCAGGCGGAAGGGTTGAGCCAGGGGCCAGCGCGGCATGGTGTTGGTGGAGAAGCGCTGGTGGAAAACGCAGATGGCGCTGGTCAGTTCCGGATCGGCCAGGTCGGGGAAGAAGCCGGGCAGGTCGGCGGGCATCATCAGCCCCTTGTAGACCAGGGTGCCTTCACTGAGGCTGGCGACATAGAAATCCGGATCGTGGGCCAACCGCTTTTCCGTCCGTCGGCGGGCAATGAACAACCCTGCGGTCAGCTGCTCGCGACGCTGGTTGTCGCTGTTGACAAACACCTGGAAAAATTGCGGCAGGGAGGCCAGGGCAATGGGGCCCAGGCAGGCAGGATTGGTGGGCACCTGCCGCCAGCCGGCCACCCGCAACCCCTGGTCCGCCAGCTCCTCCTCCAGGATGCGCCGGGCCGTCGCCGCCCGCTCCTCGTCCTGGCTGAACATCAGGCTGCCGATGCCGTAGAGCGGTGTCAACTCGCCGGCGCCGCAGGCCTGGGCCGCGCGACGGAGAAAACCATCGGGTTTCTGCACGAGCAAGCCGCAGCCGTCGCCGGTGCGGCCGTCGGCGGCAATCCCGCCCCGGTGGGTCATGCGGGTCAGCGCCTCGATGCCGGTCCGCACCAATCGGTGACTGGCCTCGCCCTTGACGTGGGCGATCAGGCCGAAACCGCAATTGTCCTTGAATTCGTTGCAATCGTAAAGCCCGTTCATGGTCCCTTGAATGGTTGAGGAATAGTGAGGGGCAGTTAAGCACCGGACGCCCCCGAGTGCAACAGGAATAATTCCTGAGTGGTACAAGGTGTCCGAAAGAAGGGGAAAACAGGGCAAATGGAGGGCACCATTCTTTCGTTGACAGTTCCCGCCTGTCTTATATGCTGGAACACGATACGTCCGGTGCATCGAACCACGACTGTTTGTCTTCGCAAGCGGCCTCAGCCAATCTGGAGCCGCTGTATTTTTATTCAGCTTGAGCAACTCGGAATTTCATGCATATCGCCACCACCCATCGCAACACCGATTTCGACGGCCTGGCCTCGATCATCGCCGCCACCCTGCTCTATCCCGGCACCGTGGCGGTGTGTCCAAAGAACGTCAACCCCAATGTCCACCGCTTTCTCTCCCTGCACAAGACCTCCTTTGACCTCATTCTCGCCGGCGAGGTCAAACTGGAAGACGTCACCCGCCTGATCGTCGCCGACACCAACCAATGGCGGCGGCTGGACCGGGTGGACCAGCTCCGCGACCGCGATGACGTCGAATTGCTGCTCTGGGATCATCATCTGGGCATTGGCGACCTCAATCCCCACTGGCAGTGCGTGGAAAAGATTGGCGCCACCATCACCCTGCTGGTTCGGGAGATCAAGGCGCAACAGATCGACCTTACCCCCCTGCAGGCCACCCTCTTTCTTCTCGGCCTCTACGAGGATACCGGCCAGCTGACCTTCAGCTCCACCACCCCGGAAGACGCGCGCGCCGCCGCCTTTCTCCTCGAACAGGGGGCGGATCTCAACATCGCGGTCGATTTTCTCAACATGGCCTACGGCGAGGTGCAGAAAAAGGTGCTGTTTCGGCTGATGCGCGATGCCGAGCAGCACGAGATCAAGGGTAAGCGGGTGGGCATCGGCGTGGTCCACATCAGCCGGCATGTCGAACTGGCCATGGTGGTGCAGCTGTACGCCAAAATCGTCAATGCCGACGCGGTGTTCGTCATCTTTGTCAACGAGGGCGGCGGATTTTTCGTGATCGGCCGCAGCAGTGCTCCGGAGATCAACGTCAACACCATCCTCCAGCGGTTCGGCGGCGGCGGCCACCCGGGCGCGGGATCGGCCACTATCACCGACAAACAACTGACCGCCGGGGTGATCCGGCAAAAAATCATCGCCGCCCTGCACG contains these protein-coding regions:
- a CDS encoding potassium transporter Kup, producing MPRTAHSTTVSQTDNNHHPQQAPLASLALAALGVIYGDIGTSPLYTIKECFSGSHGVEPTTANILGILSLVFWSLMVVISLKYVIFVLRADNKGEGGTFSLLAALRTPLGQRKRWWAVLAVLAAAGASLLYGDGVITPAISVLSAMEGLTMATDAAAPYVVPLTCLILLALFCAQRYGTAVIGKVFGPIMILWFGSLGALGLIAIFRQPDVLLALNPVYAYEYFAIHRMHGFISLASVVLCITGGEALYADMGHFGRLPIRITWCGIVLPGLVLNYYGQGALLLHDPAIAEVNPFYALAPKAVLYPLVGLATVAAVIASQAMISGVYSLTQQAMQLGFTPRMRIIHTSEQARGQIYIPTVNWLVMLACLTLVLTFKESSRLAAAYGFAVTATMTITSIMYFHILRFRWHWTLWRSVALVGLFLLFDSSFLGANILKIKDGGWITVCIASLVLVSMITWRDGRILLAKHYALMRLPTDVFLKDLAEYSPQRTAGTAVFMSITPEGIPHTLLHHLKHNEALHERVLLLSILSAETPKIAASERVQVEALGQGFYRVKAQYGFMESPNMPEILDLVSRKGVAIDIYTTSFFLGRETLFATGPAPMAQWRKKLFIFMSRNAWNATSFFKLPPDRVVELGTQVEL
- a CDS encoding FAD-dependent oxidoreductase; this translates as MSTRLDNVFQFLEVERKLPPKVSIVTRKTAFREIYEPVAEPHLQHQAYRCLACGNPYCEWKCPVHNYIPNWLKLMAEGNLAAAVELCHQTNSLPEICGRVCPQDRLCEGACTLNDGFGAVTIGNIEKYITDQALARGWQPDLSGVEWSGKRVAVIGAGPAGLGCADVLVRNGVRPVVFDRYPEIGGLLTFGIPEFKLEKSVLARRRQLFTAMGMEFRLGTEIGKDIAIEQLLDEFDAVFLGMGTYQFMKGGFPGEDLPGVHDALPFLIGNVSHHRGYEGLAPFVDTAGLRVVVLGGGDTAMDCCRTAIRQGAASVTCAYRRDEANMPGSKREVVNAREEGVQFLFNQQPVGILGEHRVEGVELVTTELGEPDASGRRRPVVVASSQVTVTADIVLIAFGFRPSPPAWLRDLGVAVDERGRVKARETGDYPLQTAHPKIFAGGDMVRGSDLVVTAIWQGRLAAKGILAWLGLA
- the gltB gene encoding glutamate synthase large subunit; protein product: MNGLYDCNEFKDNCGFGLIAHVKGEASHRLVRTGIEALTRMTHRGGIAADGRTGDGCGLLVQKPDGFLRRAAQACGAGELTPLYGIGSLMFSQDEERAATARRILEEELADQGLRVAGWRQVPTNPACLGPIALASLPQFFQVFVNSDNQRREQLTAGLFIARRRTEKRLAHDPDFYVASLSEGTLVYKGLMMPADLPGFFPDLADPELTSAICVFHQRFSTNTMPRWPLAQPFRLLAHNGEINTITGNRNWAEARTGKFQTPLLPDIEAIAPLVNRTGSDSSSLDNMLEVLVAGGMDLHRAIRMLIPPAWQNVEHLDADLRAFYEFNSMHTEAWDGPAGLVLTDGRHAVCALDRNGLRPSRWVLTRDHLLTVASEVGVSNDDAGEVVAKGRLGPGQILSVDTATGTLRHTSEVDELLKTRHPYKQWLKDNTLRLEGTLEQDRPIHELEGERLTMAMKMYQVSFEERDQLLRPLAETGQEATGSMGDDTPMAVLSRQQRPLYDFFRQQFAQVTNPPIDPLREAVVMSLETTIGPEQQSIFEESEQHASRVILTSPVLSTEKYRALLHLDRWGYRLCRLPLGYDLEKQDLRAAIEALCSQAAEAVRSGCVLLLLTDQDCAPPLLPIHALLAIGAVHHHLCVQGLRCNANLIVSTATARDAHQIACLIGFGATAVYPYLGYAVLADLCRCGEVDLQPNQALKNYRKGIKKGLLKILSKMGIATVASYRGAQLFEIIGLDAEVVERCFPGTPSRIGGAGFADLEADQQALAREATSRQRPIRPGGLLKYMHGQEYHAFNPDVVLGLQSAVTSGDYGQWRRCAELINHRPPATLRDLLALRRDVQPIPIDQVEPVEAIVRRFDTAAMSLGALSPEAHEALAEAMNALGGRSNSGEGGEDPARYGTSKVSKIKQIASGRFGVTPHYLVNAEELQIKIAQGAKPGEGGQLPGSKVNDLIARLRYAVPGVTLISPPPHHDIYSIEDLAQLIFDLKQVNPEALVSVKLVSRPGIGTIAAGVAKAYADLITVSGYDGGTAASPISSIRHAGSPWELGLAEVHQTLQANDLRDKIRVQTDGGLKTGLDVIKAALLGAESFGFGTAPMISLGCKYLRICHLNNCATGVATQRDDLRRDHYRGTVDKVLNYFRFLAEETREWMALLGVRRLEDLVGRVDLLEPVAGLTPRQRQLDLTPLIHTDALLASKPRHCAVRRNQPFDKGVLAEQMVADILPAIEARSGGTFAYTLANSDRSIGARLSGEIAKRWGNQGMNEAPVKLKLTGIAGQSFGAWNVGGLELSLSGDANDYVGKGMAGGKIVLRPPHRSTFKSEVTSIMGNTCLYGATGGRLFAAGRAGERFAVRNSGAHAVVEGVGDHGCEYMTGGLVTVLGPTGSNFGAGMTGGFAYVLDLDNSFVDRYNHELVEIQRVHSGYMEEYRNHLHRVIEEFCRETNSDWGWRLLDDFPDFIGRFWLVKPKAADLSSLLDRLRQRGE
- a CDS encoding CBS domain-containing protein yields the protein MHIATTHRNTDFDGLASIIAATLLYPGTVAVCPKNVNPNVHRFLSLHKTSFDLILAGEVKLEDVTRLIVADTNQWRRLDRVDQLRDRDDVELLLWDHHLGIGDLNPHWQCVEKIGATITLLVREIKAQQIDLTPLQATLFLLGLYEDTGQLTFSSTTPEDARAAAFLLEQGADLNIAVDFLNMAYGEVQKKVLFRLMRDAEQHEIKGKRVGIGVVHISRHVELAMVVQLYAKIVNADAVFVIFVNEGGGFFVIGRSSAPEINVNTILQRFGGGGHPGAGSATITDKQLTAGVIRQKIIAALHEVQRGGALVADMMSFPVTTVPPDAPMHEIRRIMEEEKIRGVVVEEDDRLQGIVVLWDLKKLRLTKQWNSPVKAFMNRKVTTIAPEALASEAADLMVQKNIGHLPVVQGEKVIGIVTRTDVINYLYGMLPS